The following is a genomic window from Sulfuricella sp..
GATATTGCTTTAATTCGTGTTCATCCTTTATATAGCGCTCCTGTTTGCCATGCTTGACTTTGTAAAGCGGCGGCTGCGCGATATAAATATGTCCGCGTTCAACAAGTTCTGGCATCTGCCGGTAAAAAAATGTCAGCAGCAACGTCCGTATATGTGACCCGTCCACATCAGCGTCCGTCATGATAATAATGCGGTGGTAACGAAGCTTGTCCGGATTGTACTCATCCTTGCCAATACTGGTTCCCAATGCCGTAATCAGGGTTGCAATTTCCTGGGATGAAATAAGGCGGTCAAAACGCGCCCTCTCTACATTGAGTATTTTTCCCTTGAGGGGAAGAATGGCCTGAAATTTACGATCCCTGCCCTGCTTTGCCGAACCGCCTGCAGAATCGCCCTCTACCAGGTAGAGTTCCGATTGTGAAGGATCTTTTTCCTGACAATCAGCCAGCTTTCCCGGCAAACCCATACTATCCAGCACACCCTTTCGACGTGTCATGTCGCGAGCTTTTCGAGCTGCCTCACGTGCGCGTGCTGCTTCGACGATTTTTCCAGTAATAATCTTCGCATCCGCAGGATTCTCTAGCAGGAATTCCGACAGTTTAGCCGATACGATTTCCTGAACTACCGGCAATACTTCACTGGATACGAGTTTATCTTTGGTCTGGGATGAAAATTTCGGCTCAAACACTTTCACCGAAAGCACACAGGTGAGTCCTTCCCGCATATCGTCACCGGAAGTATCTACCTTCGCTTTTTTAGCGATTTCATTCTGTTCAATATAATTATTCAGTGTCCGGGTTAATGCCGAGCGTAAACCCGTTAAATGAGATCCCCCATCGCGCTGCGGAATATTGTTAGTAAAACACTGGACCGTTTCGGCATAGGAGTCATTCCATTGCATCGCAACTTCAACAGTTACGCCATCTTTTTCACCTATCGCATGGAAAACCTTGGGATGCAGCACCGTTTTCGTTCGGTTTATATATTCGACAAACCCTTTGGCTCCACCGCTAAAGGCAAAATTTTCGCTTCTTCCATCTCTCTGGTCGAATAGCTCGATTTTGACACCATTGTTCAGAAATGATAATTCACGTAAACGCTTGGCGAGTATTTCGTAGTGAAACTCTATTTTTCCAAAAGTCTCCAAGCTAGCCATAAAATGAACTTCCGTCCCGCGTCGTTCTGTCTCTCCGGTCAGCTTCAACGGAGATACAGCATTACCGTGCCGGAATTCCATTTGATGCACTTTTCCATCACGCCATATTCTGAGTTTCAGCCATTCCGATAAGGCATTGACGACTGAAACGCCAACGCCATGCAAACCGCCCGATACTTTGTATGAATTAGCATCAAATTTTCCACCGGCATGTAATTCTGTCATCACAATTTCGGCTGCCGAGCGTTTTAAATCATCATCTTCCTTGATGCTGGTGGGTATTCCCCTGCCATTGTCCACAACACTGATCGAACTGTCAGCATGAATAGTGATCTGAATATCGTCGCAATAATTTGCCAGCGCTTCGTCAATGGCATTATCGACAACTTCAAAAACCATGTGGTGCAGGCCGGTACCATCACTGGTATCGCCAATATACATGCCCGGGCGTTTGCGGACAGCATCCAGGCCTTTAAGAATCTTGATGCTGTCAGAATTATATTCGCTCATTCTTTTCCCTTGGGTTTCACGTGAAACAGTAATTCGTTTTGTACATGAATCATGTTAAATACGCATCGGCATGACGACATATTTGAACCTGTCATCACCAGGAATCGTAATCAGACAACTACTGTTTGCATCCCCAAAAGAACAGTCAACTTCCGTGGTATTTATATTGTTCAGCACGTCCAGCAAATAGGTAACGTTAAACCCAATATCCAACGGCTCGTTGACATAGTCGATTTCCAGTTCTTCTTCTGCTTCTTCTTGCTCTGTATTATTACAAATCACCCGCATACTATTCTGTGTTAGCACCATGCGCACGCCACGAAACTTTTCGTTGGACAGAATAGATGCTCGCTGCATGGCATGAAGCAGCGTCAACCGATCCAGTACAACATGATTTGTATAATGTGAAGGGATTACCTTGTTGTAGTCTGGAAATTTCCCTTCGATTATTTTCGACACCAGATTGATATTTCCGAATGTGAAAGTAACCAGGTTTTTTCCGAGACTAATTTTTACTTCACCTTCCGTATCACCGAGCAATTTGATCAGCTCAGTAACAGTCTTGCGCGGAAGAATCGCTTCTGCTGTCTGGCTTACTGTTTCCAAACTCATGCTGGCAAGACTCAATCTGTGCCCGTCCGTAGCAACCACTTTTACAAACCCGGGCTCCAATACCATCAATAAGCCATTTAGGTAATAACGAATATCTTGTTGTGCCATGGCATATTGCACCTGATTCAACAACTGCTTGAGCATGGACTGGGATATTGAAATTTCTGAAACAAACTCGTCCGACAAGGCTAAGTGAGGAAAATCTTCTGCAGGTAAAGTTTGCAGGTTGAACTGACTTTTGCCCGCTCTTAATTGCAACCGGCTTTCTTTGCTGGTAAACGATATTTCAGAATTTTCAGGAAGCGCCCTCACGATATCCTGTAATTTTTTTGCAGAAACCGTAATTGCAGAATCGTTATTCTCGTGCTTATTTTCGAGCATCGCAGTAATTTGAATTTCCAGATCAGTAGCGATAAAGGCAATATCCTGATTTCCAATTTGAATCAGTACATTAGACAATATTGGAAGCGTATGACGTCGTTCAACGATGCCCGCTACGGACTGCAATGGCCTGAGAAACTCTTCCTTGTTGATTTTCATTAATAACATATATATACCTTGATACTAATAGATAATGTGCGCGTGAATTTTGTATAACTAAATAAATACTATAATTTTCAATAAGATAATCTACATGTCAGTGTCTGTATAATTCATTGCATGGCTTGTGGATGATTTGTGGATGAATTTTAAACTTAGGCAATTTTCCGCTTTATCCCCAATTCATACATATTTTGTTCAACTTCTTAATACCTGTAATAAAACACTGATGTCGCGAGTCATGGAAGGTTCGCTGACTTTCAATTCTTCGATTTTACGGCACGCGTGCATAACCGTGGTGTGATCGCGTCCACCGAACGCATCACCAATTTCAGGAAAACTCAAATGGGTTAATTCCTTGGCTAGAGACATGGCTACTTGTCGCGGACGCGCTACATTACGGGTACGTTTCTTTGAATACATTTCTGCAACTTTAATCTTGTAGTAATCGGCAACAGTCTTTTGTATATTTTCAATAGATATCTGCCGGTTCTGTACAGCCAGTAAATCCTTTAGCGCTTCCTTGGCTAAATCCAGGTTGATTGAGTGCCCAGTAAAACGAGAATAAGCAATGACTTTCTTTAATGCGCCTTCCAGTTCACGAACATTGGAGCGGATTTGTTTTGCAATGAAGAAAGCAACATCGCTTTCCAGTTCAAGATTTTCAGCCTCGGCCTTTTTTATCAGGATGGCGACACGCATTTCAAGTTCTGGAGGTTCAATAGCAACCGTCAGACCCCAGCCAAAGCGAGAAATCAATCGATCTTCCATCCCGGATATTTGTTTGGGGTAAGTATCACAGGTAATAATGACTTGCTTCTTGCTTTCAATTAAGGCATTGAAAGCATAGAAAAATTCTTCCTGTGTACGGGCTTTGCCACTAAAAAACTGAATATCGTCGATCAACAAAAGATCAAGTGAGTGGTAATAGCGTTTGAAATCATCAAACGCCTTATGTTGGTATGCCCTTACTACATCCGAAACGTACCTTTCAGCGTGAAGATAGCTGATTTTGGCATTGCTGTTTTGTTCCAGGACATAATTGCCAATAGCCTGAATGAGATGGGTTTTACCCAAACCGACGCCACCATAAACAAACAGGGGATTATATGCAGTACCAGGATTGTCGGCCACTTGTAGTGCAGCTGCGCGTGCCAACTGGTTGGCCTTGCCAGTTACAAAATTAGCGAAGGTAAAAGAGGGGTTCAGGCCGTTTTTTTCGTTTCTACCTTGCCGGGCAACCGGAACGGGAGCGATGATTGGATTTGCTGGCGGTAACTTTCTTTCTTTCTGCTCCAAATTTTCGGCAACGGAAAGAATCAACTGAACCGGGCGAGAAAAATGGTCTTGCCCGATCTGCTCGAAACGACTGAGAAATTTGTCACGCACCCACTGCATGATAAAACGATTGGGCGCCACAATGCGCAAAGCGTCTGTACCCCCTTCGAAACGCAAGGGTTTAATCCAATTATTGAATTGTTGCGGGGTAAGCTCTTGTTCGAAACGGCTCAAACAAGCTTGCCAGAAAGTTTCCATTGATTACCTAAGGATGTACAACCGATTACCTTGAAAGATGAAACGCAGAATGAACAGGTGAATTGAGCCGTTCATTGTAGCCCGATTGTGGTGACTTATCCACAGGCAGGGATATTAATTTAAGTTGACAGCATATAGATGAAGGTAGTCTAATTACGGGTTCACAGTCTGTGTTATAGCAAGAGGAATTATCATGAAACGCACATATCAGCCTTCCGTGGTCAAGCGCAAGCGCACACACGGTTTTCGCGCCCGGATGAAAACACCCGCAGGCCGCGCTATCATTAACTCTCGTCGCGCCAGTGGCAGGGTACGTCTGGCCGTTTGAATCAGGCCCAAGACGAAGTGGTAGGTTTTGGCTTTTCAAAGGCCAAGCAATTAGTAAAAACGGATGAAATATCATCCGTTTTTAGTTTCAACAGCCGTTTTTCCAGCGAGCATTTTCAGGTTCTGGCAAAACCCGGAATATATGAATTTGCCCGCATGGCTGTAATCGTCAGCAAAAAAACGGCCCGTCATGCAACTGTGAGAAACTATATCAAGCGCGTGTCGCGCGAAGTGTTTCGTTTGCAACAGCCCCGGCTTGACGGCCTGGATATGGTTATTCGCATACGCAAGAGCTTTTCTCCTGCCGAGTATGCCGTGATCGAGCAGGAACTGAAAACCCAATTCGATAGGGTACGTCAGAAATTTACCCTGCCAGAAAAGCAGAATACTTTATGACCCGAATCCTGCTGTTTCTGGTAAAAAGCTACCAGTACTTGATTAGCCCAATGCTTGGACCCTCGTGCCGATTTACTCCCACCTGTTCCGAGTATGCAGTTCAAGCACTGAAAAAATATGGTGCCATCAAGGGATTCTGGTTAAGCACGAAACGCGTTGGCCGATGTCACCCCTGGCATGATGGTGGCTATGATCCTTTACCTTAGGTAGTCCATGGATACTCAAAGACTCATAATGTTTGTCGTGTTTTCCTTCTCGGTCCTGATGTTATGGGATGCCTGGCAGAAGGAACAAAACCCGCAGCCAGCCCAGACGGTACCTGCAACAGTTACCGCATCTCAGAACAGCGTCCCGGTAGTGGGTGCTGGCACACCAGATTCGCTTCAAGCGGCAACGCCAGAAATGCCACAGATTTTGCCGCGCGGTGAGCGTATCAAGATCCGCACGGACGCGCTGTATGTTGAAATAGATACGATCGGCGGGGATATTCGCCGCCTTGATTTGCGCAAACACAAGGGAGACGAGGACAAAAGCAAGGATTTGGTCCTTTTCAGCGACCAAAAATCAAGCACATATATTGCGCAATCGGGACTGATTGGCAATATTCTGCCGTCGCACAAGACCTTGTTTTCTGCACAGGGTACTGAATTTACTCTCGCATCCGGCGCTCAGGATTTGCAGGTCAGACTAACCGCACCCGCTTCCGCCGGGGTCCAGGTTGATAAAATATTTACTTTCCATCGTGATAGTTATGTAGTCGATGTGGAATATCAGATCAGAAACGGTGGTGAAAGTGCGATCAGCCCGCATGCCTATTACCAGCTAGTTCGGGATGATTCGGCCTCCAAGGGGGACTCGATGTTCATCAGCACGTATGCCGGCCCCGCAATTTATACTGATCAGCAAAAATTTCAGAAAATAAGTTTTTCGGATATTGAAAAAGGTAAAACAACTCATCAGAAGCAGAGTAACGATGGTTGGGTAGCCATGCTACAGCACTATTTCGTTTCGGCCTGGTTGCCCTCGAACGGCTTGGCTCGCGAGTTTTACACCAAAGCAATGGGTGGAAACCTTTATGCGGCAGGCGTCATTTTGCCCATTGGATCTATTGCTCCCGGCGCTAGTGGAAAGATATCCGTTCCACTCTATGCGGGCCCTCAGGAGCAGGAAAACCTGAGCAAACTGGCCCCGGGCCTGGATTTGGCGGTAGATTATGGCTGGCTGACTATCATTGCTGCACCCTTGTTCTGGGTGCTGTCCAAAATTCATGGCATGGTAAACAATTGGGGCATCGCCATTATTCTGCTTACTGTGTTGATCAAGTTGGCGTTTTATCCGCTGGCGGCAAAGAGCTATCGTTCCATGGCTCACATGCGGGTATTGGGCCCCAAGCTCCAGAAGCTAAAAGAGCTCTACGGCGACGACCGGCAGCGCATGCACCAGGCAATGATGGATCTATACAAGACCGAGAAGGTAAATCCTTTGGGGGGGTGTTTACCGGTGCTGGTACAAATCCCGGTCTTCATCGCCCTCTACTGGGTGCTGCTCGCCAGTGTAGAAATACGCCACGCTCCTTTTGGCTTGTGGATTCAGGATCTGTCTGCGGCAGACCCATATTACGTGTTGCCCATTATTATGGGTATCACCATGATTATCCAGACCAGGCTTAACCCAACGCCACCCGACCCGATTCAGGCCAAGGTGATGATGGTGATGCCATTCGCATTCAGCATCTTCTTTTTCTTCTTTCCCGCGGGCCTGGTTCTTTACTGGGTTGTAAATAACGTACTCTCGATTGCCCAGCAATGGCAAATCACCCGCAGCATGGAACAGATGCATGCCGCGAAAGGGCATGGCAAAAACTGATACCATCGCCGCTGTCGCGACTGCCGCCGGGCGTGGAGGTATCGGCATTGTCCGGCTATCCGGGGATAGTCTCGAGGCTTTTGCCGTGGCCTTGCTGGGGCACCTTCCCCGGCCGCGATTTGCTTTGCTGGGTAACTTTCTTGATCACGATGGGTCGAGCATCGATCAAGGCATAGCGTTATATTTTCCTGCGCCGAACTCGTTTACTGGCGAGGACGTGCTAGAACTGCAAGGCCACGGCGGAAACGCGGTGATGCAGCGCGTTCTGAAACGTTGTATCACGCTGGGCGCGCGCCTGGCCGAGCCAGGCGAATTCACCAAACGCGCATTCCTCAACGATAAACTCGATCTTGCTCAGGCTGAAAGTGTTGCCGATCTGATCGACGCCGCCAGCGAAGAGGCTGCAAAAAGCGCGTTGCGTTCACTTCAGGGGGAGTTTTCACATGCGGTGCATGAGGTTGTGGCTCGCCTGATTGCGTTGCGCATGCTGGTTGAGGCCTGCATTGACTTTCCCGATGAGGATATTGACTTCCTTCAGGCTGCGGATGCGCTTGGAAAGCTAACCAGTGTTCAGGGGCAACTACAGTGCCTGCTAGCCAAAGCCAGGCAGGGCAGCTTGCTGCGTGAAGGGGCGCACGTGGTGTTGGTGGGCCAGCCCAATGTTGGAAAATCCAGCCTGCTCAACCAGCTTGCTGGAGACGAGGTTGCTATTGTTACTGCCGTAGCGGGAACCACGCGTGACACTGTGCGTGAAGAAATTGAAATCCAGGGGGTCCCTTTTCATATCATCGACACCGCCGGTTTGAGAGAAACTACCTGTGAAGTTGAACAAATCGGCATCGCGCGAACCTGGGCCGCAGTGGGAAAAGCCACCCTGGCCCTGCTCTTGATCGATAGCCGGGAAGCTATTACGCCACAGGATGAAGCGATCCTTGCGCGTTTGCCGCGCAATCTGCCCGTGGTGCAAGTCTTCAACAAGATCGATCTGCTGCCGCGCGATGCCGGGATCGAGCAGGATGCCGGGGTACGCCGCATTTATGTTTCCGCCAAAAGAGGCGACGGACTGGATTTGCTTCGCCAAAGCCTGTTGCAAATGGCTGGCTGGGAACAGACCGGGGAGGGGGCCTTCATGGCGCGGGAGCGACATTTGCGAGCCCTGGAGCTGGCACGCGCCTGCCTGGAAAAAGCAGCGGAAAACTGGCGACAGCTCGAGTTTTTTGCCGAAGAACTCAAGCTGGCCCAGAACGCATTAAACAGCATTACCGGAGAATTCGGTGCGGATGATTTGCTGGGGGAAATCTTCAGTCGTTTCTGTATTGGTAAGTAGCTGTATTTAAAAGCAGATTATTTGTTTCACGTGAAACCACGCCGGTGGGCTGACGCACTGCCGTGTTTTATCGTATCATTCCCGCTCCACAAACCGCACCCAGACCCCCATGATTTTTCCCACGCAATTTGATGTAATTGTTGTTGGTGGCGGCCATGCCGGCACTGAGGCCGCGCTCGCCGCGGCGCGTATGGGACGCAAAACCCTGCTGCTTAGCCATAATATCGAAACACTTGGGCAAATGTCATGTAATCCGGCTATCGGCGGGATCGGCAAGGGTCATCTGGTGAAGGAAGTCGATGCTCTGGGCGGCGCCATGGCGGCGGCCACTGACGAGGGCGGAATCCAGTTTCGCATCTTGAATTCAAGCAAGGGGCCAGCGGTGCGGGCAACGCGTGCTCAGGCCGATCGTTTGTTGTACAAGCAGTCCATCAGGGGACGCCTGGAAAACCAGCCCAACCTGTGGCTGTTCCAGCAGGCGGTTGATGATTTTACGCTTGCCGGCGATCAGATTACCGGGGTGGTTACGCAGCTTGGCTTGCGCTTCGAGGCTCGTGCTGTGGTGCTAACGGCAGGCACCTTTCTCGCCGGGCTGGTGCATGTTGGCCAGTCCAGCTATCAAGCTGGACGCGCAGGCGATCCGCCCTCTATCAGCCTCGCACATCGCCTGCGTGAATTGAAATTACCGGTTGGACGGCTTAAAACAGGTACCCCGCCACGTATCGATGGACGGTCCCTGGATTACTCGGTGATGACGGAGCAGCCGGGGGATGATCCGGCCCCCTTGTTTTCATTCCTTGGGTCGGCAAGCCGGCATCCGCAGCAGGTTTCGTGCTGGATCAGTTACACCAACGAACGCACGCACGACATCATTCGCAATGGCCTCGACCGCTCGCCGCTATATACAGGTGTAATCGAAGGCGTGGGGCCGCGCTATTGCCCATCCATTGAGGACAAGATCACGCGTTTTGCCGACAAGGACGCACACCAGATTTTTGTCGAGCCGGAAGGCCTTTCCACGCATGAAATCTATCCCAACGGTATATCCACAAGCCTGCCATTTGATGTGCAATATGCGCTGGTGCGTTCGATGCGTGGCTTCGAGAATGCTCACATTACCCGGCCTGGATATGCGATCGAGTACGATTATTTCGATCCACGCGGCCTTAAAAGCTCACTCGAAACCAAGGCTATCAAGGGATTGTTTTTTGCCGGACAGATAAACGGGACCACCGGGTACGAGGAAGCGGCCGCGCAGGGCCTGCTGGCGGGCATCAATGCCGGCCTGTTCGCTGCAGAAAAGGAGGCATGGAGCCCTGGCCGCGATCAGGCCTATCTTGGCGTGATGGTCGATGATCTGATTACGCGCGGGGTATCGGAGCCCTACCGCATGTTTACCAGCCGCGCGGAATACCGGTTGCTGCTCAGGGAAGACAACGCCGATTTGCGCCTGACTGAAATCGGGCGCGAACTCGGTGTGGTTGATGATGAGCGCTGGCGGAGCTTTACGGCCAAACGCGAAGCGGTTGCGCAGGAAAAGGAAAGGCTCAAGAGTACCTGGGTCAACCCACGTGTGGTCGATATCGCTAGCGCGGAACGCGTGCTCGGACAGGCGATGGAGCGTGAGTATTCGCTGCTGGATCTGTTGCGTCGCCCCCAGGTCACGTACCAATCCCTGTTAACCCTGCCTGGTTCGGGTGAGGGAGTCAGCGACCCAGAGGTGGCTGCGCAGGTAGAAATTCAGGCCAAATATCAAGGCTATATCGAACGCCAGCAGGAAGAAATCGAGCGGCACCATCATTACGAAGCGCTGCGTTTGTTGCCTGACATGGATTACAACAAGGTACACGGCCTTTCCATCGAGGTGAAGCAGAAGCTGGCGCAATACAAGCCGGAAACGCTGGGACAGGCGGCGCGTATTTCCGGCGTCACGCCGGCAGCCATTTCTCTCCTGCTTGTCTACCTCAAGCGCTCGCAAGGCCGGCCGGGGAGTAAAAATACATGAGTTTGGCGGGAAATCTTTCCGATGGGCTCACGCGGCTTGGGCTAGCGCTGACCGATGTGCAGCAGCGCCTGTTGCTGGATTACATTGCTTTATTACAGAAGTGGAACAAGGTCTACAACCTGACCGCCGTGCGCGAGCCGGAAAACATGCTTTATCAGCATCTGCTCGACAGCCTTGCGGTGCTGCCACATATCGGTGCGGGACGGCTGCTGGATGTTGGTACGGGCGGGGGGGTGCCCGGCATCGTGCTGGCAATCGCAAGACCGGAACTGGACATTACTTTGCTCGACAGCAATCAGAAAAAAACCACGTTTCTGCGTCAGGCCTGCATAGAGCTCGGGCTTAAAAATGTAAAGGTGGAGTGTCTGCGCGTGGATGACTATCAGCCAGCTCCTGCATTTGACATGGTAATTTCACGCGCCTTTTCCGAGCTTGGCGAGTTTGTCCGGCTATCGGCTCGCTTGTGTCGCCCAGGTGGAATATTACTGGCGATGAAGGGCGTCTATCCCCACGATGAGTTGGCTCAATTGCCAACCCAGTTTCTTCGGCATGAAGTTGTCCCGCTCAGTGTACCTGGGCTCGATGCGCAGCGGCATTTGGTAATCCTTAAGGTTTGACTATGGCCAGAATAATTGCAGTAACCAATCAAAAGGGTGGAGTGGGAAAAACGACGACTACCGTCAATCTTGCTGCCAGTCTTGCCGCAACCAAACGCAAGGTATTGTTGGTGGACCTCGATCCGCAGGGAAATGCCACCATGGGCAGCGGGGTTGAGAAGGATGGGTTGGAGCGCACGGTTTATCATGTACTGCTAGAGCAGAATAGTGTGGCCGAGGTGCGAGTACAGTCGACCAGCGGAAAATATGACTTGATCCCTGCCAATCGTAATCTGGCAGGCGCGGAAGTGGAGTTGGTGCAGGAGCTCGCGCGGGAGTGGCGGCTAAAGAAAGCCCTTGAAAGCGTGGTCTCCGAGTATGACTTCATCCTGCTCGATTGTCCGCCAGCACTTAATCTGCTGACAGTCAATGGCTTGTGTGCCGCGAGTGCCGTGATGATTCCGATGCAGTGCGAATATTACGCGCTCGAGGGCCTCAGCGATCTGGTTAAAACCATCAAGCGTGTGCGCGCACATCTGAACCCGCAACTGGAAATCGAAGGCTTGCTGCGAACCATGTTTGACCCGCGCAATACTCTGGCGCAGCAGGTTTCTGCCCAGCTTCTGCAACATTTTGGAGATAAGGTCTACCGTACGATAATTCCGCGCAACATTCGCTTGGCGGAAGCGCC
Proteins encoded in this region:
- a CDS encoding AAA family ATPase, with product MARIIAVTNQKGGVGKTTTTVNLAASLAATKRKVLLVDLDPQGNATMGSGVEKDGLERTVYHVLLEQNSVAEVRVQSTSGKYDLIPANRNLAGAEVELVQELAREWRLKKALESVVSEYDFILLDCPPALNLLTVNGLCAASAVMIPMQCEYYALEGLSDLVKTIKRVRAHLNPQLEIEGLLRTMFDPRNTLAQQVSAQLLQHFGDKVYRTIIPRNIRLAEAPSYGVPVLYHDRGSKGAQAYLALAGEMIGKHKAVEQASGSKLKGVI
- the rsmG gene encoding 16S rRNA (guanine(527)-N(7))-methyltransferase RsmG, whose protein sequence is MSLAGNLSDGLTRLGLALTDVQQRLLLDYIALLQKWNKVYNLTAVREPENMLYQHLLDSLAVLPHIGAGRLLDVGTGGGVPGIVLAIARPELDITLLDSNQKKTTFLRQACIELGLKNVKVECLRVDDYQPAPAFDMVISRAFSELGEFVRLSARLCRPGGILLAMKGVYPHDELAQLPTQFLRHEVVPLSVPGLDAQRHLVILKV